Proteins encoded in a region of the Pieris brassicae chromosome 3, ilPieBrab1.1, whole genome shotgun sequence genome:
- the LOC123707139 gene encoding uncharacterized protein LOC123707139, with protein sequence MSWGSRACTLLLAITVTVSDTNTTHKESIAVTACVAGDGADASPALAELAALTLRIGGIRAHAVPPPELCVSPSRADSVACQKAIFTDLGQGKLHVALLSVPAGSALSSWLLRNNGLDDLGDVIISPTRRVCVAPPPARSILDLEDALIARKYYIPREKVVELQADMQNITLKNETKLPKMYEPEWCNSNTSCATIFTSDVGEARLLYEVVRENYLRAIVLPLGTNLHQITNSINNRTLVCDWNQHFQEPFYPLGPPSCKMDAEKCHFESRRVVKWINTRALARSPSAVRALRRLKINFSGLQELATKKRDYGVEAGALAFLSDHPVRDNVRQLRVVTFLPEDTKREVYNSSALMAAAVLAARDLEGLMPGIATFKVQTYDDRCNAVQAYKYLIDALGTGDYDALTAAVGPACGVPFADVVRQGPSHRLPALAYTPQSPPSPPAAPLALLAAGDARSIGSAVAAFSTNLGWRRMVSLSETARHSALATASFGVDFIVNLELPDERPEYDPSIFTLWADRVARANGRIIYISVEDARAVRHALCAGHKSGLTPSNGAVWILPSGLPPNWESPKGDTCTAEEIEEMLLGHISVAQEWMLPWLDDNINTTKSEELQSWEYRWREDCQMLNKPCDKPGPYAVLLYDVLKLWASALKKLIIARPAALDDLHDTDLLKSLVTNTTLIEYEGLTGKFEWIKLSKDGAIFARSSPLIIYQWDGQRRREIGRWFDDKLELEGSALKWYTADGRRPDDGHDRCALQPLADLFNTQCRTATILLVSTLLGVTIVILSGLMVYCKRRAEKKYRAKLEALTLRRLPLVKSVGLDPWEIPRERVVINRKLGMGAFGTVYGGHALLAEDRGWTAVAVKTLKAGASNEEKLDFLSEAEVMKRFDHKNVVRLLAVITKTEPVCTVMEFMLYGDLKNYLLARRHLANSDSGDDPEEQVSARRLTSMALDIARALSYLAQMKYVHRDVAARNCLVSARRVVKLADFGMTRLVFENDYYRFSRKGMLPVRWMAPESLALGIFLPASDVWSFGVLLYEIVTFGSLPYQGLSNSEVLNKVKSGQIITLPTGLKPQLEGLIKSCWQTEYKCRPTASEVAAFIADTPRLLSPCLDLPLDAMSLDVDSWRMSKERAEARWVSWAAPPSATTDVTYLSADAPRENDRFLP encoded by the exons ATGAG TTGGGGAAGCAGGGCGTGCACTCTGCTGCTCGCCATTACTGTCACTGTCTCAG aTACCAACACAACTCACAAAGAATCTATAGCAGTGACAGCATGTGTGGCTGGAGATGGTGCCGATGCGTCACCAGCGCTAGCAGAGTTAGCTGCACTAACATTACGCATAGGAGGTATAAGGGCACACGCAGTTCCACCACCGGAGCTATGTGTCTCTCCCTCAAGGGCGGACTCAGTCGCCTGCCAAAAAGCAATTTTCACAGACCTAGGTCAAGGCAAATTACACGTAGCGCTCTTATCAGTACCGGCGGGCAGCGCGCTCTCATCGTGGTTGCTCAGAAATAATGGCTTGGATGATCTTGGCGATGTCATTATATCCCCAACAAGACGGGTGTGTGTAGCCCCACCACCAGCTAGATCAATACTAGATTTAGAGGACGCTTTAATTGCTCGAAAGTATTACATACCACGAGAAAAAGTTGTAGAACTACAAGCAGATATGcaaaatataacattgaaaaa cgAAACAAAGCTTCCTAAAATGTATGAGCCGGAATGGTGTAATTCAAATACATCATGTGCAACTATTTTTACAAGTGATGTGGGTGAGGCCCGTCTTTTATACGAGGTAGTAAGGGAAAACTATCTTCGCGCTATCGTTCTTCCATTGGGAACAAATTTACACCAAATCACCAACAGTATCAACAATCGAACGCTTGTCTGTGACTGGAATCAACATTTCCAAGAGCCGTTTTACCCTCTCGGTCCTCCATCGTGTAAAATGGATGCAGAGAAATGTCACTTTGAAAGCCGCCGTGTTGTGAAATGGATTAACACGAGAGCTTTAGCGAGGTCCCCTTCGGCTGTTCGAGCTTTACGCAGATTAAAAATCAACTTTTCTGGTTTACAAGAGTTGGCGACGAAGAAGAGAGATTACGGTGTCGAGGCTGGTGCTCTTGCCTTTTTGTCTGATCATCCAGTACGCGACAATGTACGTCAATTACGTGTAGTCACATTTTTACCTGAAGACACAAAACGTGAAGTTTACAACTCTTCGGCGTTAATGGCTGCAGCAGTACTAGCTGCTAGAGACCTTGAAGGACTCATGCCTGGAATTGCAACTTTTAAG gTCCAAACATATGACGACCGTTGTAATGCAGTACAAGCATATAAGTACCTAATAGACGCTTTGGGAACTGGTGACTATGATGCGTTGACTGCTGCTGTTGGACCTGCATGTGGGGTACCATTTGCAGACGTGGTTCGTCAGGGTCCTTCCCACCGTCTTCCAGCGCTCGCCTATACCCCTCAATCTCCTCCGTCGCCCCCAGCGGCCCCATTGGCTTTATTAGCAGCTGGAGACGCTAGAAGTATAGGATCTGCTGTAGCAGCCTTCTCAACTAATTTAGGATGGAGACGGATGGTATCTCTAAGCGAAACAGCAAGACACTCAGCCCTAGCAACAGCCAGTTTTGGAGTTGACTTTATAGTTAACCTGGAATTACCAGATGAGAGGCCGGAGTACGATCCATCTATTTTTACATTG TGGGCAGATCGCGTAGCTCGGGCAAATGGGCGAATCATATATATCTCAGTAGAAGATGCGCGGGCAGTCCGCCACGCGTTATGTGCTGGTCACAAGTCAGGTCTAACCCCCAGCAACGGTGCTGTCTGGATCCTGCCCTCTGGTCTTCCGCCCAATTGGGAATCGCCTAAAGGCGATACATGTACAGCTGAAGAAATTGAAGAGATGCTTCTTGGGCATATCTCTGTGGCCCAGGAGTGGATGCTGCCTTGGCTGGATGAT AATATAAATACTACGAAATCAGAAGAATTGCAGTCATGGGAGTACCGTTGGAGAGAGGACTGTCAGATGCTGAACAAACCTTGCGACAAGCCAGGCCCATATGCAGTTTTGCTGTATGACGTGCTAAAGCTTTGGGCGAGCGCACTCAAAAAGCTGATTATTGCTCGACCAGCTGCCCTTGACGATCTTCATGATACTGATCTTTTAAA ATCCTTGGTGACCAACACAACTCTAATCGAATATGAAGGACTGACGGGGAAATTCGAATGGATTAAACTGAGTAAAGATGGCGCTATATTTGCCCGATCTTCACCTCTAATCATCTACCAATGGGATGGTCAGCGTCGACGTGAGATTGGAAGATGGTTTGATGATAAACTGGAGTTAGAAGGAAGTGCCTTGAAATGGTACACAGCTGATGGTCGCAGGCCTGATGATGGCCACGATCGATGCGCCCTACAGCCTTTAGCCGACTTATTCAACACACAATGCCGTACAGCAACCATTCTTCTAGTATCAACTTTGCTGGGAGTTACGATCGTTATTTTATCCGGACTTATGGTTTACTGCAAGCGACGAGCTGAGAAGAAATATCGCGCCAAACTCGAAGCATTAACATTAAGAAGACTTCCACTTGTCAAGTCTGTAGGTTTGGATCCATGGGAAATTCCTCGTGAAAGAGTCGTTATAAACAGGAAATTGGGCATGGGGGCCTTTGGAACCGTGTACGGAGGCCATGCCCTATTAGCCGAAGATAGAGGCTGGACAGCAGTAGCAGTCAAAACCTTAAAAGCAGGAGCCAGTAACGAGGAGAAACTAGATTTCCTATCCGAAGCGGAAGTAATGAAACGATTCGACCACAAAAATGTCGTGAGACTATTGGCCGTTATCACGAAGACTGAACCAGTCTGCACGGTTATGGAGTTCATGCTCTATGGAGACTTGAAGAATTACCTTCTAGCTCGGAGGCACCTAGCAAACTCCGATTCTGGAGACGACCCAGAAGAGCAAGTGTCTGCTAGAAGATTGACGAGCATGGCTTTGGATATTGCGCGAGCGCTTTCGTATTTAGCGCAAATGAAATACGTGCACAGAGATGTCGCAGCACGAAATTGCTTAGTCAGCGCAAGAAGAGTCGTGAAGTTGGCTGACTTTGGGATGACGAGACTTGTTTTTGAGAATGATTACTACAGATTTAGCAGGAAAGGAATGCTTCCAGTGCGATGGATGGCCCCAGAGAGTTTAGCTCTTGGGATATTTTTACCTGCGTCTGATGTGTGGTCCTTCGGTGTGCTCCTCTATGAAATAGTGACGTTTGGTTCCTTGCCTTACCAAGGACTTAGTAATAGTGAAGTGTTGAATAAAGTGAAATCTGGACAGATAATCACACTGCCTACGGGATTGAAACCTCAATT agaAGGCCTCATCAAGTCCTGCTGGCAGACAGAGTACAAGTGCCGTCCCACGGCATCGGAGGTGGCCGCGTTCATCGCTGACACTCCTCGACTGCTGTCTCCATGTCTTGATTTACCCTTGGATGCTATGTCTCTTGACGTTGACTCTTGGAGAATGTCCAAGGAAAGGGCCGAa gcTCGTTGGGTATCATGGGCCGCCCCTCCATCCGCGACCACCGACGTCACTTACCTCAGCGCAGACGCACCGCGGGAAAACGACCGATTCTtaccataa